One Gordonia mangrovi genomic region harbors:
- a CDS encoding DegV family protein produces the protein MPVVVVTDSSSRLPAEIADHYGIRQVPLHLTVDGEDYREGVDDVPADIVSRPGVTTSGANPHELGEVYEQALADSDGDGVVAVHMSRRLSGTWSAGRLAAEKFSGQVRIVDSRSVGLAVGFTAIGAAQAANTGADRDRVYESAIRQAATIDSMLCVHQLENLRQSGRISAASKMLGSALSIKPILHMVDGMLTLRERHRTFSKALDKMADAAVESAAGRPVILGVQHCESADLATEFADDLAGRLREVTSRVMVDLGPVLGCHVGPGAIGVTLATHLEPIEV, from the coding sequence CGTTGCACCTGACCGTGGACGGCGAGGACTATCGTGAAGGCGTCGACGACGTACCCGCCGACATCGTGTCCCGTCCCGGCGTGACGACCTCGGGGGCCAACCCGCACGAACTCGGCGAGGTCTATGAACAGGCGCTGGCCGACAGCGACGGCGACGGGGTCGTCGCGGTGCACATGTCCCGGCGGCTGTCGGGCACGTGGAGCGCCGGTCGCCTGGCCGCCGAGAAGTTCTCCGGGCAGGTCCGCATCGTCGATTCCCGATCGGTGGGGCTGGCCGTCGGTTTCACCGCGATCGGTGCGGCCCAGGCGGCGAACACGGGCGCCGACCGTGACCGCGTCTACGAGTCCGCCATCCGGCAGGCCGCCACCATCGACTCGATGCTGTGCGTCCATCAGCTCGAGAACCTGCGGCAGAGCGGCCGGATCAGCGCCGCGAGCAAGATGCTCGGCTCGGCACTGTCGATCAAGCCGATCCTGCACATGGTCGACGGCATGCTGACGTTGCGTGAACGCCACCGCACCTTCTCCAAGGCGCTGGACAAGATGGCCGATGCGGCGGTCGAATCGGCGGCCGGCCGGCCGGTGATCCTCGGCGTCCAGCACTGCGAATCTGCCGATCTGGCAACGGAATTCGCCGACGACCTGGCCGGTCGCCTACGTGAGGTGACGTCCCGGGTGATGGTGGATCTCGGGCCCGTCCTCGGCTGCCACGTGGGGCCGGGCGCCATCGGGGTGACCCTCGCGACTCACCTCGAGCCGATCGAGGTCTGA
- the rpsT gene encoding 30S ribosomal protein S20 has product MANIKSQMKRNRTNEERRQRNQSVKSSLRTAIRSFREAVDAGDKDKAAELSRTAGRKLDKAASKGVIHANQAANKKSAMALAVNKL; this is encoded by the coding sequence GTGGCCAACATCAAGTCGCAGATGAAGCGTAACCGCACCAACGAAGAGCGCCGTCAGCGCAACCAGTCGGTGAAGTCGTCGCTGCGCACCGCGATCCGCAGCTTCCGCGAGGCCGTCGACGCCGGCGACAAGGACAAGGCCGCCGAGCTGTCGCGCACCGCCGGCCGCAAGCTCGACAAGGCCGCCTCGAAGGGCGTCATCCACGCCAACCAGGCCGCCAACAAGAAGTCGGCGATGGCACTCGCCGTCAACAAGCTCTGA
- a CDS encoding ComEC/Rec2 family competence protein, with amino-acid sequence MARDVVPGGDYRLVVPGLTTWAVTLLILYGPRWSVWPVIGGGALICAIAVLAILRVRVTWTAVSLVVIASGMATVTAGAMALRLETAAVHPLAEADGKARIAGVIRDDAMTLGSASSRVRIRIDVTEMAGLTVAPATAELTGPSETWAELSVGQPFSALVRVRPPRRGELLVARLSAVSAPHLSGRPPPHQRLATFIRQRLQQISARALGVDAAGLLPGLVLGDTSGLDADVRTDFRTAGLTHLVAVSGANFAIVCGAVVLAVRMLGASPRVTVVVGAIVVVSFVILVRPSPSVLRAAMMGLIGLLALVRSRRAQALPALGSAVVIGLLWWPELAADPGFALSVIATAGLVLWSAPVRDRLRGWGVPPGLAELTAMALVAQLITAPVVAMISGRFSVVGLAANIAVAPVVGLIAIGGTAAAVVGALGGADGLGAVCAELMIRALAPELWWMLTCARVLGRQSWAAITVPSGAVGALAVTMVTACALGAVGVVWQHWRRE; translated from the coding sequence GTGGCACGTGACGTCGTGCCCGGCGGCGACTACCGATTGGTGGTCCCGGGGCTGACCACGTGGGCGGTGACGTTGCTGATCCTGTACGGCCCTCGCTGGTCGGTGTGGCCGGTGATCGGCGGGGGTGCGCTGATATGTGCAATCGCCGTGCTCGCCATCCTGCGCGTGCGGGTGACGTGGACCGCGGTGTCGCTGGTGGTGATCGCCTCGGGGATGGCGACGGTGACCGCCGGCGCGATGGCGTTGCGTCTGGAGACCGCGGCGGTGCATCCGTTGGCAGAGGCCGATGGCAAGGCGCGGATCGCGGGTGTGATCCGCGACGATGCGATGACTCTCGGCTCCGCGTCGTCGCGCGTTCGGATCCGCATCGACGTGACCGAGATGGCGGGGCTGACGGTCGCCCCGGCGACTGCGGAGTTGACCGGTCCGAGCGAGACATGGGCAGAACTATCTGTCGGGCAACCCTTCTCGGCCCTTGTTCGGGTGAGACCGCCACGCCGGGGTGAGTTGCTCGTCGCGCGCCTGTCCGCGGTGTCCGCTCCGCATCTGTCCGGCCGACCGCCGCCACATCAGCGATTGGCGACATTCATCCGTCAACGGCTGCAACAGATCTCCGCACGTGCTCTCGGCGTGGACGCCGCCGGTTTGCTGCCCGGCCTGGTGCTCGGCGACACCAGCGGCCTCGATGCGGATGTGCGGACCGATTTCCGCACCGCCGGGCTCACGCATCTGGTGGCGGTGTCGGGCGCCAACTTCGCCATCGTCTGTGGGGCTGTGGTATTGGCGGTGCGGATGCTCGGGGCATCCCCGCGGGTGACCGTTGTGGTCGGCGCGATCGTGGTGGTGTCCTTCGTGATCCTGGTCCGTCCCTCGCCGAGTGTGTTGCGCGCGGCGATGATGGGCCTGATCGGATTGTTGGCGTTGGTCAGATCGCGGCGGGCGCAGGCGTTGCCGGCGCTCGGGTCGGCGGTCGTCATCGGGTTGTTGTGGTGGCCCGAGCTGGCGGCCGATCCGGGTTTTGCCCTGTCGGTGATCGCGACGGCGGGACTGGTGCTGTGGTCGGCGCCGGTGCGGGATCGGTTGCGGGGGTGGGGAGTGCCGCCCGGGCTTGCCGAGCTGACGGCGATGGCATTGGTGGCGCAACTGATCACCGCACCGGTTGTCGCGATGATCAGTGGCCGGTTCAGCGTCGTCGGGTTGGCGGCCAACATCGCGGTGGCGCCGGTGGTCGGGCTGATCGCGATCGGCGGGACCGCGGCCGCGGTGGTGGGTGCGCTGGGTGGTGCCGACGGCCTGGGTGCGGTGTGCGCGGAGTTGATGATCCGCGCGCTGGCGCCGGAGTTGTGGTGGATGCTCACGTGCGCCCGGGTGCTGGGCCGACAGTCGTGGGCGGCGATCACTGTTCCGTCCGGTGCGGTCGGGGCGTTGGCGGTGACGATGGTGACCGCGTGCGCCCTCGGTGCTGTCGGCGTGGTCTGGCAGCATTGGCGTCGTGAGTGA
- the holA gene encoding DNA polymerase III subunit delta, translating to MSERLHLLLGDDDFLTGRVISSITSAQAAAAGTDVPVTRVRAGDVTEHELAELLSPSLFAEDRVVVVESAAEAGKEPAALIAQAAGELPDGITLMVIHTGGGRAKSLVPALQKAGATEHDCAAPRWPSERMDFVRREFRVLGARVSNDVVEQVVEGVGAELRELAAACAQLVADTDGKVTVDAVRLYYQGRPEITGFEVADKAVTGDRPGALESLAWAEHHGVPRVLLADALAEAVHAIARVRAIGSMDQYAAASELGMPPRRVKKVQAQARAWDSASIAAAIQVVAQLNGDVKGQAADPAFSLANAVGTVADLRPAPGQRSSPR from the coding sequence GTGAGTGAACGCCTGCATCTGCTGCTCGGAGACGACGACTTCCTGACCGGTCGGGTCATCAGCTCGATCACCTCGGCGCAGGCGGCGGCGGCCGGCACCGATGTCCCGGTGACGCGGGTGCGCGCCGGGGACGTCACCGAACACGAATTGGCGGAACTGCTCAGTCCGTCGCTGTTCGCCGAGGACCGGGTCGTGGTCGTCGAATCGGCGGCCGAGGCGGGTAAGGAGCCCGCTGCATTGATCGCGCAGGCGGCCGGAGAACTGCCCGACGGCATCACCCTGATGGTGATCCACACCGGCGGCGGCCGCGCGAAGTCGTTGGTGCCCGCGTTGCAGAAGGCGGGTGCGACCGAGCACGACTGTGCGGCACCCAGATGGCCGTCGGAGCGGATGGATTTCGTACGCCGAGAATTCCGCGTACTCGGTGCGCGGGTGAGCAACGACGTGGTGGAGCAGGTCGTCGAGGGGGTCGGGGCCGAGCTGCGTGAACTGGCCGCGGCGTGCGCCCAGCTCGTCGCCGACACCGACGGAAAGGTGACCGTCGACGCGGTCCGACTCTACTATCAGGGCCGCCCGGAGATCACCGGGTTCGAGGTCGCCGACAAGGCGGTGACCGGCGACCGACCGGGCGCGCTGGAGTCGCTGGCCTGGGCCGAGCACCACGGCGTCCCACGGGTGCTGCTCGCCGATGCGCTGGCCGAGGCGGTCCACGCGATCGCCCGGGTCCGGGCGATCGGATCGATGGATCAGTACGCGGCCGCGTCCGAACTGGGTATGCCCCCGCGTCGGGTCAAGAAGGTGCAGGCGCAGGCACGCGCCTGGGATTCGGCATCCATCGCGGCCGCGATCCAGGTCGTCGCGCAACTCAACGGCGACGTCAAAGGCCAGGCTGCCGACCCGGCCTTCAGTCTCGCGAACGCCGTCGGGACCGTGGCGGATCTGCGCCCGGCGCCCGGACAACGCAGTTCACCCCGGTGA
- a CDS encoding ComEA family DNA-binding protein has translation MSTTSSRRRSGLDRLDTRAPTTATAQSEDNTLHGDSIAEEHDSGGVGGPWGVTAVPTWFTPVDDAERAGQQMSVGERFGDVDADESDDEPRRRFLVAPPAAIALILVGIAACAVAGFSLLRGGTDTPTTVAFPATAGPSAAGGVTTSDAPATASAAEVVVSVVGLVHRPGLVRLAAEARVADAIARAGGARKGADLLSLNLAQRLNDGDQVLVGYGGDGGRMALRSAVVGAGGQASAAQSGASGDPGSSSGKVDLNSATEAQLDELPGVGPVTAQAIISWRDTHGRFTSVDQLAEVDGIGPARFARLRDLVTV, from the coding sequence ATGAGCACAACCTCGTCCCGTCGTCGATCCGGTCTCGACCGACTTGACACCCGTGCGCCGACGACGGCCACCGCGCAGTCGGAAGACAATACGCTGCATGGTGATTCCATCGCCGAGGAGCACGATTCGGGTGGGGTCGGCGGTCCGTGGGGAGTGACGGCCGTCCCCACGTGGTTCACCCCGGTCGACGATGCGGAGCGCGCCGGGCAGCAGATGAGTGTCGGTGAACGGTTCGGCGACGTCGACGCCGACGAGTCCGACGACGAGCCACGGCGCCGCTTCCTGGTCGCGCCGCCGGCGGCGATCGCGCTGATCCTGGTGGGGATCGCGGCGTGTGCCGTGGCCGGGTTCTCGCTCCTGCGTGGCGGGACGGACACACCGACGACGGTGGCATTTCCCGCGACTGCCGGGCCGTCCGCCGCGGGCGGGGTGACCACCTCGGATGCGCCGGCAACGGCGTCGGCGGCCGAGGTGGTGGTCAGTGTGGTGGGTCTGGTGCATCGGCCCGGGCTGGTGCGGCTGGCTGCCGAGGCGCGCGTGGCCGATGCGATCGCACGAGCCGGCGGAGCGCGCAAGGGGGCAGATCTGTTGTCGCTGAACCTCGCACAGCGCCTCAATGACGGCGACCAGGTGTTGGTCGGCTATGGCGGTGATGGTGGGCGGATGGCGCTGCGCAGTGCGGTCGTCGGAGCCGGTGGTCAGGCGTCGGCAGCGCAATCCGGTGCATCGGGGGACCCGGGGTCATCGTCGGGGAAGGTGGACCTCAACTCCGCGACCGAGGCGCAGCTCGACGAGTTGCCCGGCGTCGGGCCGGTGACCGCGCAGGCCATCATCTCCTGGCGTGACACCCACGGTCGGTTCACATCGGTCGACCAACTCGCCGAGGTCGACGGGATCGGACCCGCCCGCTTCGCTCGACTGCGCGATCTGGTGACGGTGTGA